The following coding sequences are from one Rhodocyclaceae bacterium window:
- a CDS encoding 16S rRNA (uracil(1498)-N(3))-methyltransferase — protein sequence MLTPRFHCPQAVPGLARGTRVELPPDASHHALRVLRLREGQPVAVFCGHGGEYEAVLEAGRGRSAQVLLGAFHAGDRAPRIDVHVQQSVVATEKMDWVVEKAVELGARRFTPVLAERSVVRLSGERAAKRAAHWQALAVSASEQCGLNRLLEVCPVMALDAACAGPHDDGALLCVLDPEGERSLTQELAVLLANPAGVSARSLVLLVGPEGGFSPVEAALARAAGYRPVTLGPRVLRTETAALAALAALRAIVDDFSPPVPPNPRQASIPATT from the coding sequence ATGCTCACGCCCCGGTTTCACTGCCCGCAGGCCGTCCCCGGGCTCGCCCGCGGCACCCGGGTCGAGCTGCCGCCAGATGCCTCGCATCATGCGCTGCGCGTCCTGCGCCTGCGTGAAGGGCAGCCGGTCGCCGTGTTCTGCGGCCATGGCGGCGAATACGAAGCGGTTCTCGAGGCCGGCCGTGGCAGATCGGCACAGGTGCTGCTCGGCGCGTTCCACGCGGGCGACCGCGCGCCGCGCATCGACGTACATGTTCAGCAGTCGGTCGTCGCCACCGAGAAGATGGACTGGGTGGTCGAGAAGGCGGTCGAACTCGGTGCACGCCGGTTCACTCCGGTGCTGGCCGAGCGCAGCGTCGTGCGCCTGTCCGGCGAACGGGCCGCGAAACGGGCTGCCCACTGGCAGGCGCTGGCAGTGTCGGCGAGCGAACAGTGCGGGTTGAACCGGCTGCTCGAGGTCTGCCCGGTGATGGCGCTGGACGCGGCGTGCGCCGGCCCGCATGATGACGGAGCCCTGCTGTGCGTGCTCGACCCCGAAGGTGAGCGTTCGCTCACTCAGGAATTGGCGGTGCTGCTTGCCAATCCTGCGGGCGTCTCGGCACGATCGCTGGTGCTGCTGGTCGGGCCGGAAGGTGGCTTTTCGCCAGTCGAGGCGGCGCTGGCGCGCGCGGCAGGCTACCGTCCGGTAACGCTCGGGCCGCGGGTGCTGCGGACCGAAACCGCCGCACTGGCGGCGCTGGCCGCGCTGCGCGCGATCGTCGACGACTTCTCACCGCCGGTTCCTCCCAACCCCCGCCAGGCCTCGATCCCCGCCACGACATGA
- a CDS encoding oxidative damage protection protein — protein MPRTVQCIKLGRESEGLDFPPYPGALGHRIFDSVSKEAWQFWLEHQKRLVNENRLNLADPKARKYLATQMEEHFFGAGADEVQGYVPPAG, from the coding sequence ATGCCCCGTACCGTCCAATGCATCAAGCTCGGCCGCGAGTCCGAGGGCCTCGACTTCCCGCCGTATCCCGGCGCGCTCGGCCACCGTATCTTCGACAGCGTGTCCAAGGAAGCCTGGCAGTTCTGGCTCGAGCACCAGAAGCGGCTGGTCAACGAGAACCGCCTGAACCTGGCCGACCCGAAGGCGCGCAAGTACCTCGCCACGCAGATGGAGGAGCACTTCTTCGGCGCCGGTGCCGACGAGGTCCAGGGCTACGTGCCGCCGGCGGGCTGA
- a CDS encoding inositol monophosphatase family protein, producing MPDPAAPPANRPSALLAATVAVVRDVAAREVMPRFLNTRQSRKVDGSVVTEADIAAQHALAPLLRELVDCGFVGEEMTHAEQQDAWGDGAQTLWCVDPIDGTSNFTVGLPSFGISVALVRAGRPVLGVIYDPVADEAFQAEDGCGAWLNGTPLPLQRRTVALRQAMAGIEFKRLDRALAARLTAKAPYCSQRNYGSSALEWCYAAAGRFDVYLHGGQKLWDYAAGWLIFREAGGLCASLDHDDFWGGEVWEKSVIAALDPTVFEEWKGWLRANWPAA from the coding sequence ATGCCCGACCCGGCCGCTCCCCCCGCCAACCGGCCGTCCGCGCTGCTCGCCGCCACCGTGGCGGTGGTGCGCGATGTCGCGGCCCGCGAAGTGATGCCGCGCTTCCTGAACACCCGGCAGTCGCGCAAGGTCGATGGCAGCGTGGTGACCGAAGCCGACATCGCCGCCCAGCATGCGCTGGCACCGCTGCTGCGCGAACTGGTCGACTGCGGTTTCGTCGGCGAAGAGATGACCCACGCCGAGCAGCAGGATGCCTGGGGCGACGGCGCGCAGACGCTCTGGTGCGTCGATCCGATCGACGGCACGTCCAACTTCACCGTGGGGCTGCCCAGCTTCGGCATCTCGGTCGCGCTGGTGCGCGCGGGGCGGCCGGTGCTCGGCGTGATCTACGACCCGGTCGCCGACGAGGCGTTCCAGGCCGAAGACGGCTGCGGCGCGTGGCTGAACGGCACGCCGCTCCCGCTGCAGCGGCGCACGGTCGCGCTGCGCCAGGCGATGGCCGGCATCGAATTCAAGCGCCTCGACCGGGCGCTGGCCGCCCGGCTGACCGCGAAGGCTCCCTATTGCTCCCAGCGCAACTACGGTTCGAGCGCACTCGAGTGGTGTTATGCGGCAGCCGGCCGATTTGACGTGTATCTTCACGGCGGTCAGAAGCTCTGGGACTACGCGGCGGGATGGCTGATCTTTCGGGAAGCAGGCGGGCTCTGTGCATCGCTCGACCACGACGACTTCTGGGGCGGCGAGGTCTGGGAGAAATCCGTGATCGCGGCACTCGACCCCACGGTGTTCGAGGAGTGGAAGGGATGGCTGCGCGCGAACTGGCCGGCGGCCTGA
- the argA gene encoding amino-acid N-acetyltransferase, with protein MNTSPPSFVTWFRAAAPYIHAFRGKTFVVAFGGEVVEEGQLVHLSHDVALLASLGVRLVLVHGVRPQLEVLMTQQGIEAQYANGLRVTDDAVMGCVKQANGIVRIEIEALLSTGLPNTPMANAAVNVASGNFVVACPRGVYEGIDLKYTGAVRKVDVPALRGRLDAGEIVLVSPLGYSPTGEAFNLTVEDVATSVATALAAEKLIFMIDGPGVQRGRGRLLRELTLSSAETWIARTKKSKVGRGTDIERFLPAAIDACRRGVARAHLVSRHVDGALLLELFTHHGIGTMISRDSLERLRPARIDDVGAVLQLIAPLEAEGTLVKRGRERIEREIGYFTVIDHDRRLIGCAALYPFPAARAAELACLVVHPDHRNAGHGEALLLHIEARARAQKLDKLYALTTHTAHWFVENGFHEVDVSELPAERRQLYNWQRRSKVFMKSL; from the coding sequence ATGAACACATCGCCTCCCTCGTTCGTCACCTGGTTCCGCGCGGCCGCGCCGTACATCCACGCGTTCCGCGGCAAGACCTTCGTGGTCGCCTTCGGCGGCGAGGTCGTCGAAGAGGGGCAGCTCGTGCACCTGTCGCACGATGTCGCGCTGCTGGCGAGCCTCGGCGTGCGGCTGGTGCTGGTGCATGGCGTGCGTCCCCAGCTCGAGGTGCTGATGACGCAGCAGGGCATCGAGGCACAGTACGCGAACGGGCTGCGCGTGACCGACGACGCGGTGATGGGCTGCGTCAAGCAGGCCAACGGGATCGTACGCATCGAGATCGAGGCGCTGCTGTCGACCGGGCTGCCGAACACCCCGATGGCCAACGCCGCGGTCAACGTCGCCAGCGGCAACTTCGTGGTCGCCTGCCCGCGCGGCGTGTACGAGGGCATCGATCTCAAGTACACCGGCGCGGTGCGCAAGGTCGACGTGCCGGCGCTGCGTGGCCGACTCGATGCCGGCGAGATCGTGCTGGTCTCCCCGCTCGGCTACTCGCCGACCGGTGAGGCATTCAACCTCACCGTCGAGGACGTGGCAACCTCGGTGGCGACCGCGCTGGCCGCCGAGAAGCTGATCTTCATGATCGACGGGCCGGGCGTGCAGCGCGGCCGCGGCCGGCTGCTGCGCGAACTGACCCTGTCCAGTGCCGAGACCTGGATCGCGCGCACGAAGAAGTCGAAGGTCGGGCGCGGTACCGACATCGAACGTTTCCTGCCGGCCGCGATCGACGCCTGCCGGCGCGGCGTCGCGCGCGCGCACCTGGTCAGCCGCCATGTCGACGGCGCGCTGCTGCTGGAACTGTTCACCCACCACGGCATCGGCACGATGATCTCGCGCGATTCGCTCGAGCGGCTGCGTCCGGCGCGTATCGACGATGTCGGCGCGGTGCTGCAACTGATCGCGCCGCTCGAGGCCGAGGGCACGCTGGTCAAGCGCGGCCGCGAGCGGATCGAACGCGAGATCGGCTACTTCACCGTGATCGACCACGACCGGCGGCTGATCGGCTGCGCCGCGCTGTACCCGTTCCCGGCGGCGCGCGCGGCCGAACTCGCCTGCCTGGTGGTGCATCCCGACCACCGCAATGCCGGACATGGCGAGGCACTGCTGCTGCACATCGAGGCGCGCGCCCGCGCCCAGAAGCTCGACAAGCTCTATGCGCTGACCACCCACACCGCGCACTGGTTCGTCGAGAACGGCTTCCACGAGGTCGATGTCAGCGAGCTGCCGGCCGAGCGGCGCCAGCTCTACAACTGGCAGCGGCGCTCCAAGGTGTTCATGAAGTCGCTGTAG